In the genome of Oscarella lobularis chromosome 1, ooOscLobu1.1, whole genome shotgun sequence, one region contains:
- the LOC136192698 gene encoding von Willebrand factor A domain-containing protein 7-like isoform X1, with the protein MSSLGSRAAMIETEQRANAWGISCEHDSKKSSGAQSKTTANCFIAMQSHRCSYALRERFIQSFANCKVNFITNFQPMICTQNAQTCRVLIKLVALGGFASLALSFLSASLRTLDGMKLIFVAVVLGGLVATSWGFIPNFPLKVIAAVVSLFKDRRLPDDVTHKEMTKTALVQVAIDSLKEKFKRNRAKYDGVTDLDEIVKLAYGPLAVSEYFQRVVTAIQKANAAVDFKMSDVSAAHFDAENIVNGSKLLLAHLESAKKCIAKKSYDKALESVGQLLHGLQDFYSHTNWIEKGERVPNSHLATVKREPLRAQDVALPNYPTCVNCDSACRNNIIINGASTPLTSGYYSNQDVNKPLASQLHGGGGADGRGKCSHGGFFDRTAKMVAKGGINKDSGASSQSPHWYLHKEAADMATRASVDFLTELREEVGVDRFLAFLGLYPSYSFTIVLDTTVSMVEEVSSIYGKFDDIVNATVPPDEYVLVPFNRACAGPVYRSSSAKEFKEKIKSMSTRSSLAKESGCVGGQKRPSDTDHPKEKVMRAVIRALETSRLGSTVYVLTDSDAGDISSYPEALSRVKDKRINIFFIRSTDTQSGNKRRRRRDTAVDRENVYAKLAEESGGQVLIPDKDDEVGDLLACASSLSSAS; encoded by the exons ATGAGCTCAC TAGGGTCACGAGCCGCTATGATCGAAACGGAACAAAGAGCGAACGCTTGGGGTATATCTTGCGAACACGACAGTAAGAAGAGTTCTGGCGCTCAAAGCAAGACTACTGCAA ATTGTTTCATAGCCATGCAATCCCATCGATGCTCTTACGCCCTACGTGAACGCTTCATACAGTCTTTTGCAAATTGCAAAGTGAACTTTATCAC AAATTTTCAGCCTATGATTTGTACGCAGAATGCACAAACCTGTCGGGTGCTAATTAAGTTAGTAGCTTTGGGAGGGTTTGCGTCATTGGCTCTCAGTTTCCTTAGTGCCTCTCTTCGGACCCTGGACGGCATGAAGCTCATCTTTGTCGCAGTTGTTCTTGGCGGCTTGGTGGCAACGTCTTGGGGGTTTATCCCAAACTTCCCTCTCAAAGTCATTGCCGCTGTTGTTTCGTTGTTCAAGGATCGACGACTCCCTGACGATGTAACTCACAAAgaaatgacgaagacggctcTTGTTCAGGTCGCCATAGACTCTCTCAAAGAGAAATTTAAGCGCAATCGAGCTAAATACGACGGCGTCACAGACCTCGATGAGATCGTCAAATTAGCGTATGGCCCATTAGCGGTAAGTGAATACTTCCAACGTGTTGTGACGGCTATACAGAAGGCAAATGCGGCGGTTGACTTCAAGATGTCAGACGTCTCAGCCGCTCATTTTGACGCGGAAAACATTGTCAACGGAAGCAAATTGCTGCTCGCGCACTTAGAATCAGCCAAAAAGTGCATTGCCAAGAAGAGCTATGACAAGGCGCTCGAGTCGGTCGGTCAGCTGCTGCACGGCTTGCAAGACTTCTACAGTCACACGAATTGGATTGAAAAGGGAGAACGTGTTCCGAATTCTCACTTGGCTACCGTGAAACGTGAACCGTTGCGTGCTCAAGACGTCGCTTTGCCCAATTATCCAACTTGTGTCAATTGCGATTCTGCTTGCAGGAACAATATTATAATCAATGGTGCCTCCACGCCGCTTACTAGCGGATACTATTCCAATCAAGACGTAAACAAGCCTCTCGCGTCTCAGCTCcatggaggaggaggtgcTGATGGTCGCGGAAAATGCAGCCACGGAGGATTTTTTGATAGAACGGCGAAAATGGTGGCTAAAGGTGGAATCAATAAAGACTCGGGCGCCAGTTCACAGTCGCCCCATTGGTATCTACACAAGGAGGCTGCCGATATGGCCACCAGGGCATCAGTTGACTTTCTCACTGAGCTTCGAGAGGAAGTTGGCGTTGACCGATTTTTAGCGTTTCTCGGTCTATATCCCAGCTATTCGTTTACTATTGTCCTTGACACTACCGTCAGTATGGTAGAGGAGGTGTCGAGCATTTACGGGAAGTTTGACGACATTGTCAACGCAACCGTTCCGCCGGACGAGTACGTTCTCGTTCCCTTCAATCGGGCCT GTGCTGGTCCGGTTTATCGAAGTAGTAGCGCCAAAGAGTTCAAGGAGAAAATTAAATCGATGAGCACGAGAAGTAGTTTGGCTAAAGAAAGCGGTTGTGTCGGAGGCCAGAAAAGGCCAAGCGATACTGATCATCCCAAAGAGAAGGTGATGAGAGCCGTGATTCGCGCTCTTGAAACGAGCCGACTCGGATCGACTGTGTACGTTCTTACCGACAGCGACGCCGGTGACATAAGCAGTTATCCAGAAGCGTTGTCTCGGGTGAAAGACAAACGAATCaacattttctttattcGGAGCACGGATACCCAGTCCGGGAACAagagacgaaggcgacgagatACTGCCGTCGATCGAGAGAACGTCTATGCAAAGTTGGCCGAAGAATCGGGAGGCCAAGTACTTATACCGGATAAAGATGACGAAGTTGGAGACCTTCTCGCTTGCGCGTCATCGCTGTCAAGCGCCTCCTAG
- the LOC136192698 gene encoding von Willebrand factor A domain-containing protein 7-like isoform X2 yields the protein MSSLGSRAAMIETEQRANAWGISCEHDSKKSSGAQSKTTANCFIAMQSHRCSYALRERFIQSFANCKVNFITNFQPMICTQNAQTCRVLINASLRTLDGMKLIFVAVVLGGLVATSWGFIPNFPLKVIAAVVSLFKDRRLPDDVTHKEMTKTALVQVAIDSLKEKFKRNRAKYDGVTDLDEIVKLAYGPLAVSEYFQRVVTAIQKANAAVDFKMSDVSAAHFDAENIVNGSKLLLAHLESAKKCIAKKSYDKALESVGQLLHGLQDFYSHTNWIEKGERVPNSHLATVKREPLRAQDVALPNYPTCVNCDSACRNNIIINGASTPLTSGYYSNQDVNKPLASQLHGGGGADGRGKCSHGGFFDRTAKMVAKGGINKDSGASSQSPHWYLHKEAADMATRASVDFLTELREEVGVDRFLAFLGLYPSYSFTIVLDTTVSMVEEVSSIYGKFDDIVNATVPPDEYVLVPFNRACAGPVYRSSSAKEFKEKIKSMSTRSSLAKESGCVGGQKRPSDTDHPKEKVMRAVIRALETSRLGSTVYVLTDSDAGDISSYPEALSRVKDKRINIFFIRSTDTQSGNKRRRRRDTAVDRENVYAKLAEESGGQVLIPDKDDEVGDLLACASSLSSAS from the exons ATGAGCTCAC TAGGGTCACGAGCCGCTATGATCGAAACGGAACAAAGAGCGAACGCTTGGGGTATATCTTGCGAACACGACAGTAAGAAGAGTTCTGGCGCTCAAAGCAAGACTACTGCAA ATTGTTTCATAGCCATGCAATCCCATCGATGCTCTTACGCCCTACGTGAACGCTTCATACAGTCTTTTGCAAATTGCAAAGTGAACTTTATCAC AAATTTTCAGCCTATGATTTGTACGCAGAATGCACAAACCTGTCGGGTGCTAATTAA TGCCTCTCTTCGGACCCTGGACGGCATGAAGCTCATCTTTGTCGCAGTTGTTCTTGGCGGCTTGGTGGCAACGTCTTGGGGGTTTATCCCAAACTTCCCTCTCAAAGTCATTGCCGCTGTTGTTTCGTTGTTCAAGGATCGACGACTCCCTGACGATGTAACTCACAAAgaaatgacgaagacggctcTTGTTCAGGTCGCCATAGACTCTCTCAAAGAGAAATTTAAGCGCAATCGAGCTAAATACGACGGCGTCACAGACCTCGATGAGATCGTCAAATTAGCGTATGGCCCATTAGCGGTAAGTGAATACTTCCAACGTGTTGTGACGGCTATACAGAAGGCAAATGCGGCGGTTGACTTCAAGATGTCAGACGTCTCAGCCGCTCATTTTGACGCGGAAAACATTGTCAACGGAAGCAAATTGCTGCTCGCGCACTTAGAATCAGCCAAAAAGTGCATTGCCAAGAAGAGCTATGACAAGGCGCTCGAGTCGGTCGGTCAGCTGCTGCACGGCTTGCAAGACTTCTACAGTCACACGAATTGGATTGAAAAGGGAGAACGTGTTCCGAATTCTCACTTGGCTACCGTGAAACGTGAACCGTTGCGTGCTCAAGACGTCGCTTTGCCCAATTATCCAACTTGTGTCAATTGCGATTCTGCTTGCAGGAACAATATTATAATCAATGGTGCCTCCACGCCGCTTACTAGCGGATACTATTCCAATCAAGACGTAAACAAGCCTCTCGCGTCTCAGCTCcatggaggaggaggtgcTGATGGTCGCGGAAAATGCAGCCACGGAGGATTTTTTGATAGAACGGCGAAAATGGTGGCTAAAGGTGGAATCAATAAAGACTCGGGCGCCAGTTCACAGTCGCCCCATTGGTATCTACACAAGGAGGCTGCCGATATGGCCACCAGGGCATCAGTTGACTTTCTCACTGAGCTTCGAGAGGAAGTTGGCGTTGACCGATTTTTAGCGTTTCTCGGTCTATATCCCAGCTATTCGTTTACTATTGTCCTTGACACTACCGTCAGTATGGTAGAGGAGGTGTCGAGCATTTACGGGAAGTTTGACGACATTGTCAACGCAACCGTTCCGCCGGACGAGTACGTTCTCGTTCCCTTCAATCGGGCCT GTGCTGGTCCGGTTTATCGAAGTAGTAGCGCCAAAGAGTTCAAGGAGAAAATTAAATCGATGAGCACGAGAAGTAGTTTGGCTAAAGAAAGCGGTTGTGTCGGAGGCCAGAAAAGGCCAAGCGATACTGATCATCCCAAAGAGAAGGTGATGAGAGCCGTGATTCGCGCTCTTGAAACGAGCCGACTCGGATCGACTGTGTACGTTCTTACCGACAGCGACGCCGGTGACATAAGCAGTTATCCAGAAGCGTTGTCTCGGGTGAAAGACAAACGAATCaacattttctttattcGGAGCACGGATACCCAGTCCGGGAACAagagacgaaggcgacgagatACTGCCGTCGATCGAGAGAACGTCTATGCAAAGTTGGCCGAAGAATCGGGAGGCCAAGTACTTATACCGGATAAAGATGACGAAGTTGGAGACCTTCTCGCTTGCGCGTCATCGCTGTCAAGCGCCTCCTAG
- the LOC136192698 gene encoding von Willebrand factor A domain-containing protein 7-like isoform X3: MICTQNAQTCRVLIKLVALGGFASLALSFLSASLRTLDGMKLIFVAVVLGGLVATSWGFIPNFPLKVIAAVVSLFKDRRLPDDVTHKEMTKTALVQVAIDSLKEKFKRNRAKYDGVTDLDEIVKLAYGPLAVSEYFQRVVTAIQKANAAVDFKMSDVSAAHFDAENIVNGSKLLLAHLESAKKCIAKKSYDKALESVGQLLHGLQDFYSHTNWIEKGERVPNSHLATVKREPLRAQDVALPNYPTCVNCDSACRNNIIINGASTPLTSGYYSNQDVNKPLASQLHGGGGADGRGKCSHGGFFDRTAKMVAKGGINKDSGASSQSPHWYLHKEAADMATRASVDFLTELREEVGVDRFLAFLGLYPSYSFTIVLDTTVSMVEEVSSIYGKFDDIVNATVPPDEYVLVPFNRACAGPVYRSSSAKEFKEKIKSMSTRSSLAKESGCVGGQKRPSDTDHPKEKVMRAVIRALETSRLGSTVYVLTDSDAGDISSYPEALSRVKDKRINIFFIRSTDTQSGNKRRRRRDTAVDRENVYAKLAEESGGQVLIPDKDDEVGDLLACASSLSSAS, translated from the exons ATGATTTGTACGCAGAATGCACAAACCTGTCGGGTGCTAATTAAGTTAGTAGCTTTGGGAGGGTTTGCGTCATTGGCTCTCAGTTTCCTTAGTGCCTCTCTTCGGACCCTGGACGGCATGAAGCTCATCTTTGTCGCAGTTGTTCTTGGCGGCTTGGTGGCAACGTCTTGGGGGTTTATCCCAAACTTCCCTCTCAAAGTCATTGCCGCTGTTGTTTCGTTGTTCAAGGATCGACGACTCCCTGACGATGTAACTCACAAAgaaatgacgaagacggctcTTGTTCAGGTCGCCATAGACTCTCTCAAAGAGAAATTTAAGCGCAATCGAGCTAAATACGACGGCGTCACAGACCTCGATGAGATCGTCAAATTAGCGTATGGCCCATTAGCGGTAAGTGAATACTTCCAACGTGTTGTGACGGCTATACAGAAGGCAAATGCGGCGGTTGACTTCAAGATGTCAGACGTCTCAGCCGCTCATTTTGACGCGGAAAACATTGTCAACGGAAGCAAATTGCTGCTCGCGCACTTAGAATCAGCCAAAAAGTGCATTGCCAAGAAGAGCTATGACAAGGCGCTCGAGTCGGTCGGTCAGCTGCTGCACGGCTTGCAAGACTTCTACAGTCACACGAATTGGATTGAAAAGGGAGAACGTGTTCCGAATTCTCACTTGGCTACCGTGAAACGTGAACCGTTGCGTGCTCAAGACGTCGCTTTGCCCAATTATCCAACTTGTGTCAATTGCGATTCTGCTTGCAGGAACAATATTATAATCAATGGTGCCTCCACGCCGCTTACTAGCGGATACTATTCCAATCAAGACGTAAACAAGCCTCTCGCGTCTCAGCTCcatggaggaggaggtgcTGATGGTCGCGGAAAATGCAGCCACGGAGGATTTTTTGATAGAACGGCGAAAATGGTGGCTAAAGGTGGAATCAATAAAGACTCGGGCGCCAGTTCACAGTCGCCCCATTGGTATCTACACAAGGAGGCTGCCGATATGGCCACCAGGGCATCAGTTGACTTTCTCACTGAGCTTCGAGAGGAAGTTGGCGTTGACCGATTTTTAGCGTTTCTCGGTCTATATCCCAGCTATTCGTTTACTATTGTCCTTGACACTACCGTCAGTATGGTAGAGGAGGTGTCGAGCATTTACGGGAAGTTTGACGACATTGTCAACGCAACCGTTCCGCCGGACGAGTACGTTCTCGTTCCCTTCAATCGGGCCT GTGCTGGTCCGGTTTATCGAAGTAGTAGCGCCAAAGAGTTCAAGGAGAAAATTAAATCGATGAGCACGAGAAGTAGTTTGGCTAAAGAAAGCGGTTGTGTCGGAGGCCAGAAAAGGCCAAGCGATACTGATCATCCCAAAGAGAAGGTGATGAGAGCCGTGATTCGCGCTCTTGAAACGAGCCGACTCGGATCGACTGTGTACGTTCTTACCGACAGCGACGCCGGTGACATAAGCAGTTATCCAGAAGCGTTGTCTCGGGTGAAAGACAAACGAATCaacattttctttattcGGAGCACGGATACCCAGTCCGGGAACAagagacgaaggcgacgagatACTGCCGTCGATCGAGAGAACGTCTATGCAAAGTTGGCCGAAGAATCGGGAGGCCAAGTACTTATACCGGATAAAGATGACGAAGTTGGAGACCTTCTCGCTTGCGCGTCATCGCTGTCAAGCGCCTCCTAG
- the LOC136192698 gene encoding von Willebrand factor A domain-containing protein 7-like isoform X4, giving the protein MICTQNAQTCRVLINASLRTLDGMKLIFVAVVLGGLVATSWGFIPNFPLKVIAAVVSLFKDRRLPDDVTHKEMTKTALVQVAIDSLKEKFKRNRAKYDGVTDLDEIVKLAYGPLAVSEYFQRVVTAIQKANAAVDFKMSDVSAAHFDAENIVNGSKLLLAHLESAKKCIAKKSYDKALESVGQLLHGLQDFYSHTNWIEKGERVPNSHLATVKREPLRAQDVALPNYPTCVNCDSACRNNIIINGASTPLTSGYYSNQDVNKPLASQLHGGGGADGRGKCSHGGFFDRTAKMVAKGGINKDSGASSQSPHWYLHKEAADMATRASVDFLTELREEVGVDRFLAFLGLYPSYSFTIVLDTTVSMVEEVSSIYGKFDDIVNATVPPDEYVLVPFNRACAGPVYRSSSAKEFKEKIKSMSTRSSLAKESGCVGGQKRPSDTDHPKEKVMRAVIRALETSRLGSTVYVLTDSDAGDISSYPEALSRVKDKRINIFFIRSTDTQSGNKRRRRRDTAVDRENVYAKLAEESGGQVLIPDKDDEVGDLLACASSLSSAS; this is encoded by the exons ATGATTTGTACGCAGAATGCACAAACCTGTCGGGTGCTAATTAA TGCCTCTCTTCGGACCCTGGACGGCATGAAGCTCATCTTTGTCGCAGTTGTTCTTGGCGGCTTGGTGGCAACGTCTTGGGGGTTTATCCCAAACTTCCCTCTCAAAGTCATTGCCGCTGTTGTTTCGTTGTTCAAGGATCGACGACTCCCTGACGATGTAACTCACAAAgaaatgacgaagacggctcTTGTTCAGGTCGCCATAGACTCTCTCAAAGAGAAATTTAAGCGCAATCGAGCTAAATACGACGGCGTCACAGACCTCGATGAGATCGTCAAATTAGCGTATGGCCCATTAGCGGTAAGTGAATACTTCCAACGTGTTGTGACGGCTATACAGAAGGCAAATGCGGCGGTTGACTTCAAGATGTCAGACGTCTCAGCCGCTCATTTTGACGCGGAAAACATTGTCAACGGAAGCAAATTGCTGCTCGCGCACTTAGAATCAGCCAAAAAGTGCATTGCCAAGAAGAGCTATGACAAGGCGCTCGAGTCGGTCGGTCAGCTGCTGCACGGCTTGCAAGACTTCTACAGTCACACGAATTGGATTGAAAAGGGAGAACGTGTTCCGAATTCTCACTTGGCTACCGTGAAACGTGAACCGTTGCGTGCTCAAGACGTCGCTTTGCCCAATTATCCAACTTGTGTCAATTGCGATTCTGCTTGCAGGAACAATATTATAATCAATGGTGCCTCCACGCCGCTTACTAGCGGATACTATTCCAATCAAGACGTAAACAAGCCTCTCGCGTCTCAGCTCcatggaggaggaggtgcTGATGGTCGCGGAAAATGCAGCCACGGAGGATTTTTTGATAGAACGGCGAAAATGGTGGCTAAAGGTGGAATCAATAAAGACTCGGGCGCCAGTTCACAGTCGCCCCATTGGTATCTACACAAGGAGGCTGCCGATATGGCCACCAGGGCATCAGTTGACTTTCTCACTGAGCTTCGAGAGGAAGTTGGCGTTGACCGATTTTTAGCGTTTCTCGGTCTATATCCCAGCTATTCGTTTACTATTGTCCTTGACACTACCGTCAGTATGGTAGAGGAGGTGTCGAGCATTTACGGGAAGTTTGACGACATTGTCAACGCAACCGTTCCGCCGGACGAGTACGTTCTCGTTCCCTTCAATCGGGCCT GTGCTGGTCCGGTTTATCGAAGTAGTAGCGCCAAAGAGTTCAAGGAGAAAATTAAATCGATGAGCACGAGAAGTAGTTTGGCTAAAGAAAGCGGTTGTGTCGGAGGCCAGAAAAGGCCAAGCGATACTGATCATCCCAAAGAGAAGGTGATGAGAGCCGTGATTCGCGCTCTTGAAACGAGCCGACTCGGATCGACTGTGTACGTTCTTACCGACAGCGACGCCGGTGACATAAGCAGTTATCCAGAAGCGTTGTCTCGGGTGAAAGACAAACGAATCaacattttctttattcGGAGCACGGATACCCAGTCCGGGAACAagagacgaaggcgacgagatACTGCCGTCGATCGAGAGAACGTCTATGCAAAGTTGGCCGAAGAATCGGGAGGCCAAGTACTTATACCGGATAAAGATGACGAAGTTGGAGACCTTCTCGCTTGCGCGTCATCGCTGTCAAGCGCCTCCTAG
- the LOC136192698 gene encoding von Willebrand factor A domain-containing protein 7-like isoform X5 — MKLIFVAVVLGGLVATSWGFIPNFPLKVIAAVVSLFKDRRLPDDVTHKEMTKTALVQVAIDSLKEKFKRNRAKYDGVTDLDEIVKLAYGPLAVSEYFQRVVTAIQKANAAVDFKMSDVSAAHFDAENIVNGSKLLLAHLESAKKCIAKKSYDKALESVGQLLHGLQDFYSHTNWIEKGERVPNSHLATVKREPLRAQDVALPNYPTCVNCDSACRNNIIINGASTPLTSGYYSNQDVNKPLASQLHGGGGADGRGKCSHGGFFDRTAKMVAKGGINKDSGASSQSPHWYLHKEAADMATRASVDFLTELREEVGVDRFLAFLGLYPSYSFTIVLDTTVSMVEEVSSIYGKFDDIVNATVPPDEYVLVPFNRACAGPVYRSSSAKEFKEKIKSMSTRSSLAKESGCVGGQKRPSDTDHPKEKVMRAVIRALETSRLGSTVYVLTDSDAGDISSYPEALSRVKDKRINIFFIRSTDTQSGNKRRRRRDTAVDRENVYAKLAEESGGQVLIPDKDDEVGDLLACASSLSSAS; from the exons ATGAAGCTCATCTTTGTCGCAGTTGTTCTTGGCGGCTTGGTGGCAACGTCTTGGGGGTTTATCCCAAACTTCCCTCTCAAAGTCATTGCCGCTGTTGTTTCGTTGTTCAAGGATCGACGACTCCCTGACGATGTAACTCACAAAgaaatgacgaagacggctcTTGTTCAGGTCGCCATAGACTCTCTCAAAGAGAAATTTAAGCGCAATCGAGCTAAATACGACGGCGTCACAGACCTCGATGAGATCGTCAAATTAGCGTATGGCCCATTAGCGGTAAGTGAATACTTCCAACGTGTTGTGACGGCTATACAGAAGGCAAATGCGGCGGTTGACTTCAAGATGTCAGACGTCTCAGCCGCTCATTTTGACGCGGAAAACATTGTCAACGGAAGCAAATTGCTGCTCGCGCACTTAGAATCAGCCAAAAAGTGCATTGCCAAGAAGAGCTATGACAAGGCGCTCGAGTCGGTCGGTCAGCTGCTGCACGGCTTGCAAGACTTCTACAGTCACACGAATTGGATTGAAAAGGGAGAACGTGTTCCGAATTCTCACTTGGCTACCGTGAAACGTGAACCGTTGCGTGCTCAAGACGTCGCTTTGCCCAATTATCCAACTTGTGTCAATTGCGATTCTGCTTGCAGGAACAATATTATAATCAATGGTGCCTCCACGCCGCTTACTAGCGGATACTATTCCAATCAAGACGTAAACAAGCCTCTCGCGTCTCAGCTCcatggaggaggaggtgcTGATGGTCGCGGAAAATGCAGCCACGGAGGATTTTTTGATAGAACGGCGAAAATGGTGGCTAAAGGTGGAATCAATAAAGACTCGGGCGCCAGTTCACAGTCGCCCCATTGGTATCTACACAAGGAGGCTGCCGATATGGCCACCAGGGCATCAGTTGACTTTCTCACTGAGCTTCGAGAGGAAGTTGGCGTTGACCGATTTTTAGCGTTTCTCGGTCTATATCCCAGCTATTCGTTTACTATTGTCCTTGACACTACCGTCAGTATGGTAGAGGAGGTGTCGAGCATTTACGGGAAGTTTGACGACATTGTCAACGCAACCGTTCCGCCGGACGAGTACGTTCTCGTTCCCTTCAATCGGGCCT GTGCTGGTCCGGTTTATCGAAGTAGTAGCGCCAAAGAGTTCAAGGAGAAAATTAAATCGATGAGCACGAGAAGTAGTTTGGCTAAAGAAAGCGGTTGTGTCGGAGGCCAGAAAAGGCCAAGCGATACTGATCATCCCAAAGAGAAGGTGATGAGAGCCGTGATTCGCGCTCTTGAAACGAGCCGACTCGGATCGACTGTGTACGTTCTTACCGACAGCGACGCCGGTGACATAAGCAGTTATCCAGAAGCGTTGTCTCGGGTGAAAGACAAACGAATCaacattttctttattcGGAGCACGGATACCCAGTCCGGGAACAagagacgaaggcgacgagatACTGCCGTCGATCGAGAGAACGTCTATGCAAAGTTGGCCGAAGAATCGGGAGGCCAAGTACTTATACCGGATAAAGATGACGAAGTTGGAGACCTTCTCGCTTGCGCGTCATCGCTGTCAAGCGCCTCCTAG
- the LOC136192789 gene encoding CD5 antigen-like: MWGAVCGHEWSFSDARVVCRQLGFPDALNANGNHCNDTYRNRKILMDDVECDGSETRLQDCKFDGWERFDCDYKELAYVECDPVGSLIRGSTLRLVDRRARSPYEGRLELFHHSSWWFFCDYGWTTANADVACRQLGFPGSTAIALESDGGRQSTFRPSQRDDGRFWLYRTRCRGSERRIEECPKEGWRIDDYYCAVWFHIEGLTCQAPTVRLNRAAGQISEGIVEIFHDGQWGTVCDANWTAADARVVCRQLNYKNALESSQTNTSQSSIQNVVWVSEVKCSGAERRLENCSSSPWKNGAFCHRKNIATVSCGNNRASDAVLARPTERVVENSTSQSTKLTATTISLSPTLRTETMSRNSTSTSPTSQPERMPPTSQPARTNLTSQPARTTLTSQPERTTLTSQPERTTLTSQPERTTLTSQPERTTLTSQPERTTLTSRPKRMTPTSQPERTTYVYTQSQSTSLTKTEKTRHFLVVVIAVACVAIVVVLSVALFFISKHHRRPDRQRREQENSMPATLRENERKSERYSDYVSMNFMASSLNKSGLKAKIATK, translated from the exons ATGTGGGGCGCCGTTTGCGGCCACGAGTGGTCGTTCTCCGACGCTCGCGTTGTGTGCCGCCAGCTCGGCTTTCCCGACGCTCTAAACGCAAACGGTAATCATTGCAACGACACTTACAGAAACCGGAAAATACTcatggacgacgtcgaatgcgaCGGAAGCGAGACGCGACTGCAAGACTGCAAATTTGATGGATGGGAGCGCTTTGATTGCGACTACAAAGAACTGGCTTACGTTGAATGCG ATCCAGTTGGATCGCTGATTCGAGGAAGCACTTTGCgactcgtcgatcgtcgcgctcgGTCACCCTACGAAGGACGCCTGGAGCTGTTTCACCATTCGTCCTGGTGGTTTTTCTGCGACTACGGTTGGACGACGGCAAACGCGGATGTGGCGTGCCGCCAGCTCGGTTTTCCTGGTTCGACGGCAATAGCTCTCGAAAGCGATGGCGGTAGACAATCCACGTTTAGACCTAGCCAGAGGGATGATGGACGTTTTTGGCTATATCGCACCCGATGCAGAGGAAGCGAACGCCGAATTGAAGAGTGCCCTAAAGAAGGATGGAGAATAGACGATTATTACTGCGCTGTCTGGTTCCATATAGAAGGATTGACTTGCC AGGCTCCTACTGTCAGACTGAACCGAGCAGCTGGGCAAATAAGCGAAGGCATCGTTGAGATTTTCCACGACGGCCAATGGGGCACTGTATGCGACGCCAATTGGACGGCTGCCGATGCTCGCGTCGTTTGCCGTCAGCTGAATTACAAGAACGCGTTGGAGTCGTCTCAGACGAATACGTCCCAATCGAGCATTCAGAATGTTGTTTGGGTGTCGGAAGTCAAATGCAGCGGTGCGGAAAGGCGGCTGGAAAACTGCagctcgtcgccgtggaAAAACGGCGCGTTCTGTCACAGAAAAAACATAGCTACGGTTTCCTGTGGAAACAATCGTGCATCAGATGCCGTACTTGCAAGGCCAACAGAGAGAGTCGTGGAGAATAGCACCAGTCAATCTACAAAGTTAACAGCCACGACCATCTCATTGAGCCCAACTTTACGTACCGAGACGATGAGCAGAAACAGCACTAGTACGAGTCCCACTAGTCAGCCAGAAAGAATGCCTCCCACTAGTCAACCAGCAAGAACGAATCTCACTAGTCAACCAGCAAGAACGACTCTCactagtcaaccagaaagaacgactctcactagtcaaccagaaagaacgactctcactagtcaaccagaaagaacgactctcactagtcaaccagaaagaacgactctcactagtcaaccggaaagaacgactctcacTAGTCGACCAAAAAGAATGACTCCCactagtcaaccagaaagaacgacatACGTATACACTCAAAGTCAAAGTACTAGCCTGACCAAGACGGAGAAGACGAGGCACTTTCTTGTTGTCGTCATCGCGGTTGCGTGCGTCGCCATCGTTGTCGTCCTCTCCGTTGCACTTTTCTTCATATCAAagcatcatcgtcgtccggATCGTCAGCGACGTGAGCAGGAAAATTCGATGCCGGCGACGCTTCGGGAAAACGAGAGGAAAAGTGAAAGGTACTCTGACTATGTGTCGATGAACTTTATGGCGTCGAGTCTGAACAAATCAGGActcaaggcaaaaattgcAACCAAGTGA